Genomic window (Syntrophales bacterium):
CGCTTCGTCGCATCCGTGGGGATTTCTTCTTCTCGTTCCCATACCGGAGCGCGGGAACGGGAAAAAGCAATGCAAATGGTGCTTCGGCAATAATGGGAAAAACAGGAATCTAAATATACAAGGAGGAAAATAGCATGGCAAAGATAGGTTTTATAGGTTTGGGAATCATGGGAAAACCCATGAGCAGGAATCTTATGAAGGCAGGGCATTCGCTTGTCGTTTATTGCAGAGCGGCGGCGACCGAAAAGGAGTTTAAAGAAGCCGGCGCCCAGATATCCGCCTCGCCCCGGGAAGTAGCCCAAAATGCCGACATAATTATCACAATGCTCCCGAACTCGCCGGAGGTTAAGGAGGTTGTGCTGGGACAAAACGGTCTGATCGAAGGGATGCGTCCTAATTCGATGCTGATCGACATGACCTCCCTCGATCCGCTGGTAAGCCGGGAAATCGCCGCGAAGCTGGCCGAAAAAAATGTCCGGATGATGGATGCGCCGGTCAGCGGCGGCGAACCGAAGGCGATCGCGGGAACGCTTTCGATCATGGTCGGTTGTCGGCAGGAGGACTTTGACGAATTTCTGCCGATTTTGAAGGCGATGGGTTCATCCGCCGTCCGCTGCGGTGAAGCCGGCGCCGGAAATGTAACGAAACTTGCCAATCAGATCATCGTCGCGGCCAACATCGCCGCCGTTTCCGAAGCCCTCGTGCTTGCCGCCAAGGCGGGCGTCAATCCGGATCTCGTTTTTCAGGCGATTCGGGGCGGCCTGGCCGGGAGCGTTGCCCTTGATGCCAAGGCCCCGCTGATGCTGGATCGCAATTTTAACCCCGGCTTCCGGATCAACCTGCACATCAAGGATTTGAACAACGTGCTGAACACCGCCAAAGGCATTTCGACGCCGACGCCGCTTACCGAAAATGTCATGCAAATGATGCTGTCACTCCGCGATAACGGCATGGGCGACGCCGATCACAGCGCCCTGGTCAGATATTATGAAACCCTTGCCGGGATTGAGCTCTCTCGGTAGATGGGAGCTGAGGGGTTTGCCCGATATGGCTTCGCACATCCTGTCAAACCATTTATAACGATACCTGGCAGGAATATTACCGCCAACTCGATCTGTGCGTACGGGAAAGGAACCTGTCTGGATTTATCAGTTATGTCGTGCTCGGTTTCCGCGACGGGCTGCAGGGCGTTCTGGATACTGTTCAGGCTAACCTTCTGGAAATGTCATGGTAAAAATTCATCTATGATACCCTGGACGGCAAGAAGGCCATGGGCAAGACCCGCGCCATTGTAAAGCGGCAGCGTACCCTTGCCCTCCAGTTCCCCGTGGAGAAGTGGCATACCCCTGAAGAGCTTGTCGTCAGCTCCGGAATCCTTGCGAAGGAGTATGCCATCCTTTCTTCAGCAACGATTGTGGTTTCCCCGCTGATCTCCCTCATGAAGGACCAGATGGACCAGTTGCGGGAAACCGGAGTTCCGGACCGTTGTGGAATGTGCGACAACTGCCGAACGGGGGAAGAGGAAAAGGCCCTCGTCGATCTGACCATCCCGGCGCAGATGTTTCTCTCCTGTGTCAAACGGACCGGCGAAATCTTCGGCGCGGGCCATATCGTCGATGTCCTGCGGGGGGCGAATTCCCAGAAGATCCTGAAATTCCGGCACGAAAGACTCTCCACCTATGGAATCGGCACGGCCTATTCCCTAAAGCAATGGCGCCACTTATCTCGCCAATTTATTCAGAAAAGCCTGTTGCTTTATGACTATGAGCACGGAACGACAGAAACCGGCCCCAATGGCAGAACTCGCGCCTGCTCCCCCAGCCAACAGCGGCAAGCGCCGGTATCTTGTCATCGGCGAACGTTTGCCTTAATTATCAGGTTTTACAGGTTGTCCAGCGGACTGCGCACTGCAAGGCCCTGCCGGTTGAGCACATGGGTGTAAATCATGGTGGTCGCGACATCCGCGTGGCCGAGCAGTTCCTGTACCGTCCGGATATCCGCTTCCCCGGCCAGCAGGTGGGTGGCGAAGGAGTGACGCAGGGTATGGGGGGTGACCCGCTGGGAAAGGTTGGCTGCTGTTTTGAAAAACCACCGTAGGGAAGCTCGAACCGAATCCGTATTTTTCCCCTCTTTCTCCAGTGCGTGCAGATAGTCCAGCACCGATTCTATAGAGGTTCGCCGGTGTGCGGCCTTGAGGAATTTCAGACAGGCAAAGATATCCTGTTCCCGTGTGCGTAGAACGGCAGGATCGGGGCATTCCGATTGCAGGACTTCCCGCCATCTGGGAAACGAAACGGAGGTGTCTGCAGCAACGCTGACTCTGTCTTCTGACTTTTGCATTGAGTGCGAATAACAAATTAAGTTCCTGAATTCAAGCTCTATGATTTTTTTGAGGCGTGAGACCAAAACTTCGTGTTGTTCGTTATAATTTATTGAAAATGTTCAAATATGCACGGACACATTTCGCTTGACACACGAAACCGTATCATCTTATGGGAACAAAAACTTCACTGATTTTCAACTGGCCATGTCTCCCAATGTTAAGACAGGCCTATTAATACTGATAAGCGGACCGTGAGCTCCGCTTCGCTACGCACACGGTTCGCTTATCGCTGGCTGTTGCGCTACGCTCGAACACTCTTGACAGGCTCCGCTCACGCTCCGCCTATCAAGGGCGTTCGAGCCGATTGCGCTTCTCGGGAAGTGATCACAGCGTGATCCCTTCCCTCCGATGCTCGCGGCTCAACAGCCGGCGTTAGCCCCGGGAGGCTTGAACCATGTTTAAAGAAGAACGTGATAAAAATAAATTTGTATGGGATGACTTGGGTGATCTTGAAAAAGGGAGGCCAAACCTTGGTTTAACCGTTCCGGTCTTGGCTTATCGCTTGCTCCAATATACTTTTCGAGATGTGATGATAACCGAGTTGGGCGTGAATAAAACCAATGATATCATAATTAAGGCAGGCAGGCTTGCCGGGAAGCAATTCTGTGAAAATATGCTGGACAGGGAACTTGATTTTAATAAATTTGTATCTCAGTTACAAAGCGTACTCAGGGAGCAAGCCATTGGGATTCTTAGAATTGAAAAAGTTGATCTTGAGAAAATGAGGTTTATGCTGACAGTTGCCGAGGATCTTGATTGTTCTGGTCTACCGCCCACCGATGAAGTTACTTGCCAATATGACGAGGGATTTATTACCGGCATTATGGAGGCCTATACCGGAAAACCTTTTTATGCAAAAGAGATTGACTGTTGGGCGAGTGGTGAGAGACTTTGCCGTTTTGATGTAAGGCTGCAGGAAGATACAGAATGATAAAAAAATTTACTGAAAAACTTGCCATTCTCTTGATAGGCAATATTCCAGAAGAAATTGACACCGGCGAGATTACTGATAAACATGAACTATACCTTGCGAACATGCTGAATCAACTTATCAAATTCGTGCAGGAGGTTTATGATTTTATCATTCCATTATCAAAAGGAGAATTAGCAAATAGAAGGTTATATTAGTGGGAAGACTGAAGCGCAGTTTTCTCATTCTATTTGCCCAGAGTGCATGAGTAAGCATTATCCGGATTGTTAAAAGCTCGTCGTCATGTTTAGGACGGAGGTGAAAGCATGAAAGAAAAGAAACTACCGGTTGATGCGGAGCAGGATGCCCGCAAAGTGCTGGAAGAACTCCGTGCGACGCTCTACAGCATTGGGGATGGGGTTATCACCACGGATGCGGTGGGCCATATCACCCAGATGAATCCGGTAGCCGAGGGCCTCACGGGGTGGAACGAGGCCGAGGCCCTCGGGAAGCCCTTGAATGAAGTATTCCGCATCATCAACGAGAAAACCAGGACCAATGTCGAAAGCCCGGTCGAGCGTGTCCTGTGCGAGGGTCAATTAACGGGCTTGGCCAACCACACCCTGCTCATCGCCAGGGATGGGACAGAGCGTCCGATTGCTGACAGTGGTGCGCCCATCCGTGACGAGCGGGGCGAGATCGCCGGAGTGGTGTTGGTCTTTCGCGACCGAACGGCAGAGCGCGCCGCTCAGCGGGCATTGCAGGAGAGTGAAGAACGTTACCGCACTGTGGCCGATTACACCTATGACTGGGAGTATTGGATCGCCCTGGATGCAAGTATACTCTATATGTCTCCTTCCTGCGAACGTATCACCGGCTATCGACCTGAGGAGTTTGTTGCCGATCCCGACCTGTTGGAAAGGATCGTGCATCCCGATGACCGCCGATTGTTCGAGCGACACAAATCTATCGCATATCGTCACGACGAAAAATACGAGATTGACTTTCGCATCCTCCGGCGCGATGGCGAGGTAAGCTGGATCGGCCACGTCTGCCAACCCGTCACCCGTGCTGACGGAACAAGTCTTGGCCTGCGAGTCGGCAATCGCGATATTACGGATCGCAAGCGGGCGGAGGCGGCACTGCATAGATTGAATCGCGAACTTCAGGCTATCAGCAAGTGCAACCAGGCTCTATTGCGGGCAGTTGACGAGCAAACCTTACTCAACGAAATCTGCCGTATCATTTGTGACGATGCAGGTTACCACCTGGCTTGGGTGGGATATGCTGAGCACGATGAGGCCAAAACCGTGCGTCCTGTAGCCTGGGCTGGGTTCGATAGTGGGTATATAGCATCCGCCAAACTTACTTGGGCAGAAGACGCAGAACGCGGACGAGGTCCCGCAGGAAAAGCCATTCGAAGCGGTGAAATAATTTATGTTCAGGATTTCACAACTTCCCCACACATGGCCTCGTGGCGAGAAAGCGCCTTGCAGCGTGGATATCGCTCCGGTATCGCCCTGCCTCTTAAAGATGAAAACGCAATAGTATTCGGGGTTCTTCTGATTTATTCCACGGAAGCTAACGCCATCACCCCAGACGAAATCCGACTCATGGAGGAATTGGCAGGCGATTTGGCTTTTGGCATCATCGCCTTGCATACTCGAACCGAACGCCAGCGAGCAGAAGAACGATTGCATAATAGCGAAAGTCGGCTCAATGAAGCCCAACGCATTGCTCATATCGGTTCCTGGGAACTCGATTTATTAACCAACAGGCTCGAATGGTCGCATGAGATTTACCGCATTTTTGAAATCGACCCGAAACAATTTGGCGCCACCTACGAAGCCTTTCTCAATTTTGTTCATCCCGAGGACCGGGACATGGTCAATCGAGCGTACACAGATTCCGTGAACAACAGAATTCCTTATGATATCATCCATCGCCTCAAGTTTTCGGATGGACGAATCAAATTCGTGCATGAGCGTTGTGAGACTTTTTACAATGAAGAAAGCAAACCCATCCGTTCACTCGGCACCGTTCAGGATATCACCGAGCGCAAGCGGATCGACAATATCATGCAGGCGCGCCTTCGCCTGTTGGAAGTGGCCAATTTACAGCCGATGGATGAATTGTTGACTGCAATGCTGGATGAAATGGAAGCGCTAACCGGCAGTTCGATTGGTTTCTATCATTTTCTCGAAGCAGATCAAAGAACTCTCTTATTGCAGCATTGGTCAACGAATACCTTGAAGAACATGTGCACAGCCGCTGGAAAAGGCAGCCATTATCCTATTGCCCAGGCGGGTGTATGGGTGGATTGTGTATACGAGCGTCGTCCCATTATTCACAACGATTATGCCTCTTTACCTCATCGCAAAGGGATGCCGGAAGGTCATGCCCCGGTCATTAGAGAACTTGTTGTCCCGATTTTCAGAGGTGACCTGATAAAGGCGGTTGTTGGTGTCGGCAACAAACCTACCGATTATGATGAAAGCGACGTAGAGATCGTATCGCAATTGGGTGACTTTTCCTGGGATATTGTCGAGCGCAAACAAGCGGAAGAGGCCCTGAAGGAGAGCGAAGAACGCTATCGCCTGCTCTTCCGTCGTTCGCCAGTGGGCGTGTTCCACTATGACACGCAGCTTCACATTACTGACTGCAACGACCGCTTTGTAGCCATTCTCCAATCCAGCCGAGAGCGATTGGTGGGCCTGGATATGGAAACGTTACAAGACCAGAGTGTGCTTTCCGCTCTGCGTCAGGCGGCGGAAGGAGAAGAGGGCTTTTACGAAGGCTTTTATCGCGCCACAACCAGTTCTGCAGAAATCTGCATTTCCATGCGCACTGCTCCTTTGGTTGATCAACAGGGCCAAGTCAAAGGCGGCATAGGGATAGTCGAAAATATCACCGAGCGCAAGCTGACGGAGGATGCTCTGAGACGTTCGGAAGACGAGAAGACAATCCTGAATCAGATTGCCAACGTCTTTCTGACTATTTCCGGCGAAGCGATATACGGAGAAGTCCTGGCGATTGTCCTTCAGGTGATGAAAAGCAAGTTCGGTATCTTTGGGTTTATAGGGGAAAATGGGGACCTTGTCATGCCCAGTTTGACCAGAGAAATCTGGAAAGAGTGCCAGGTTCCCGGTAAGTCGATCGTCTTTCCACCGGATTCCTGGGGAAACAGTCTATGGGGCAGAGCGATCGGGGAGAAAAAGACCTTCTATTCGGACGGGCCCTTTCGCACGCCCGAGGGGCACGTTCCCATTGATCATTTCCTCGCGGTACCGATCGTCTATGGACAAGAGACCATCGGGCTGATTTCCGTGGCCAACAAGGAAGGGGGATACGCCGAGGAGGATAAAGATCTACTGGAGCGCATTGCCCGTAAAGTCTCTCCCATCCTTTATGCCAGATCGCAAAGAGACGCTCAGGAGCGGAGGCGCATAGCGGCGGAGGAGGACCTGAGGGAATCGGAAGAAAAATATCGCCTCCTGATTACGAATGCCGATGAGGCCATCTTCATTGCCCAAGATGAGGTCGTAAAATTTCCAAACCCTAAAGCCCTGGAGATGAGCGGCTATTCCATGGAAGAATTAGCTGTAATTCCTTTCATTGATCTTGTCCATCCGGGAGATAAAGATACGATTTTTAAAACATATTTAAGGGTACTGGAAAATGAGCAACCTTTCGAGGTATATCCGTTCAGGATCGTAAACAAAAAAAGTCAGGAAATGTGGGTTCAACTCACTACCGCCCCGATTATCTGGGAGAAGAAACAGGGCATTCTCTGTTTTCTCAGGGATGTCACGCAGGAGAAGAAGTTGGAAGCCCAGTTTATGCAGGCCCAGAAGATGGAAGCGGTAGGTCGCTTGGCTGGCGGCGTGGCCCATGACTTCAACAATATGTTAGGGGTGATCATGGGCTACACGGAACTGGCCCTGGAAAAGGTGGACCCGTCCCAACCGCTCTTTGTCAATCTTCAGGAAATCAGGAAATCCGCCGAGCGCTCCGCCGACCTGACTCGGCAACTGCTGGCCTTTGCCCGCAAGCAGACCGTTGCCCCCAAGGTTCTTGATTTGAACGAGACCGTAGAGGGAATGCTCAAGATTCTGCGGCGGCTTATCGGCGAGGACATCAATCTCGCCTGGCTGCCGGGGACGGGGGTATGGCCGGTCAAGGTGGACCCGTCCCAGATTGATCAGATTCTGGCCAACTTATGCGTCAACGCCCGTGACGCCATAGCGGAGGTGGGCAAGGTCACCATCGAGACGCAGCCGGTGGCCTTCGATGAGGCCTATTGCGCCGATCATCCGGGGTTTTCGACCGGCGAGTACGTGCTGCTGGCTGTGAGCGACAATGGCTGTGGCATGGACAAAGAGACTTTGGATAAACTATTCGAACCGTTTTTCACCACCAAGGAGAAGGGCAAAGGCACCGGCCTTGGACTGGCCACGGTTTACGGCATCGTCAAACAAAACAACGGCTTCATCAACGTCTACAGCGAACCGGGCAAAGGATCGACCTTCAAGATTTATATACCACGTTTTGAGGGGCAGGCTGCCGCGGAACAGATGCAACCCCGGTCTGAACCGGCAAGGGGCTCCGGAGAGACGGTGCTGCTGGTGGAGGATGAGCTTTCAGTTTTAAAATTAAGCCAGAACGTTCTTGAACGGCTGGGCTACAAGGTGCTGCCGGCGAGCACGCCGGTCAAGGCCATCCAACTGGCTGAAGAATATGCCGGAAAGATTGATCTGCTTATCACGGACGTGGTCATGCCGGAAATTAACGGCCGGGATTTGGCCGAACGATTGCTTTCTACCAATCCGAAACTTAAGCAATTGTTTATGTCAGGCTACACGGGCAATGTCATCGCCCACCACGGTTTGCTCGACGAGGGTGTGCACTTCATCCAGAAACCGTTTTCAATACAGAACCTGGCCGCCAAAGTGCGAGAGGTGCTCGATCAGAAATCGACCTAAAGCAATAGGGGGAGAGGCTTCGGCTAACCTATAAGGATTGAGTTGACCCGCGAACCAATTAAATTGACGGCACGGACATGGTTGCGGGTCGAACTCAATCCCTTGTTCAACAAGCCCGATCATATTATATAGGGTAAAGATTAGATTGCGCAGGCGGGAAAGAAGTTGTCTCGTATAAGATTTTCATTGATTTGTCTGATTTCTCCGCAACAAAACCCGTTCTTTGACAAACAATCATCCTTCTTCCGGTTTTTCGTTGTTCATTTGAGGTAATTGCAAAACTCCCCATTCTTGTCATTCCCGCAACGATTCTGAGCGGGAATCTGGTTCTAACTGCTTGAAAAACCATATTCCCGATAGAGACATTCGGGAATGACAAA
Coding sequences:
- a CDS encoding 4-vinyl reductase, which codes for MFKEERDKNKFVWDDLGDLEKGRPNLGLTVPVLAYRLLQYTFRDVMITELGVNKTNDIIIKAGRLAGKQFCENMLDRELDFNKFVSQLQSVLREQAIGILRIEKVDLEKMRFMLTVAEDLDCSGLPPTDEVTCQYDEGFITGIMEAYTGKPFYAKEIDCWASGERLCRFDVRLQEDTE
- the garR gene encoding 2-hydroxy-3-oxopropionate reductase, coding for MAKIGFIGLGIMGKPMSRNLMKAGHSLVVYCRAAATEKEFKEAGAQISASPREVAQNADIIITMLPNSPEVKEVVLGQNGLIEGMRPNSMLIDMTSLDPLVSREIAAKLAEKNVRMMDAPVSGGEPKAIAGTLSIMVGCRQEDFDEFLPILKAMGSSAVRCGEAGAGNVTKLANQIIVAANIAAVSEALVLAAKAGVNPDLVFQAIRGGLAGSVALDAKAPLMLDRNFNPGFRINLHIKDLNNVLNTAKGISTPTPLTENVMQMMLSLRDNGMGDADHSALVRYYETLAGIELSR
- a CDS encoding PAS domain S-box protein, with the protein product MKEKKLPVDAEQDARKVLEELRATLYSIGDGVITTDAVGHITQMNPVAEGLTGWNEAEALGKPLNEVFRIINEKTRTNVESPVERVLCEGQLTGLANHTLLIARDGTERPIADSGAPIRDERGEIAGVVLVFRDRTAERAAQRALQESEERYRTVADYTYDWEYWIALDASILYMSPSCERITGYRPEEFVADPDLLERIVHPDDRRLFERHKSIAYRHDEKYEIDFRILRRDGEVSWIGHVCQPVTRADGTSLGLRVGNRDITDRKRAEAALHRLNRELQAISKCNQALLRAVDEQTLLNEICRIICDDAGYHLAWVGYAEHDEAKTVRPVAWAGFDSGYIASAKLTWAEDAERGRGPAGKAIRSGEIIYVQDFTTSPHMASWRESALQRGYRSGIALPLKDENAIVFGVLLIYSTEANAITPDEIRLMEELAGDLAFGIIALHTRTERQRAEERLHNSESRLNEAQRIAHIGSWELDLLTNRLEWSHEIYRIFEIDPKQFGATYEAFLNFVHPEDRDMVNRAYTDSVNNRIPYDIIHRLKFSDGRIKFVHERCETFYNEESKPIRSLGTVQDITERKRIDNIMQARLRLLEVANLQPMDELLTAMLDEMEALTGSSIGFYHFLEADQRTLLLQHWSTNTLKNMCTAAGKGSHYPIAQAGVWVDCVYERRPIIHNDYASLPHRKGMPEGHAPVIRELVVPIFRGDLIKAVVGVGNKPTDYDESDVEIVSQLGDFSWDIVERKQAEEALKESEERYRLLFRRSPVGVFHYDTQLHITDCNDRFVAILQSSRERLVGLDMETLQDQSVLSALRQAAEGEEGFYEGFYRATTSSAEICISMRTAPLVDQQGQVKGGIGIVENITERKLTEDALRRSEDEKTILNQIANVFLTISGEAIYGEVLAIVLQVMKSKFGIFGFIGENGDLVMPSLTREIWKECQVPGKSIVFPPDSWGNSLWGRAIGEKKTFYSDGPFRTPEGHVPIDHFLAVPIVYGQETIGLISVANKEGGYAEEDKDLLERIARKVSPILYARSQRDAQERRRIAAEEDLRESEEKYRLLITNADEAIFIAQDEVVKFPNPKALEMSGYSMEELAVIPFIDLVHPGDKDTIFKTYLRVLENEQPFEVYPFRIVNKKSQEMWVQLTTAPIIWEKKQGILCFLRDVTQEKKLEAQFMQAQKMEAVGRLAGGVAHDFNNMLGVIMGYTELALEKVDPSQPLFVNLQEIRKSAERSADLTRQLLAFARKQTVAPKVLDLNETVEGMLKILRRLIGEDINLAWLPGTGVWPVKVDPSQIDQILANLCVNARDAIAEVGKVTIETQPVAFDEAYCADHPGFSTGEYVLLAVSDNGCGMDKETLDKLFEPFFTTKEKGKGTGLGLATVYGIVKQNNGFINVYSEPGKGSTFKIYIPRFEGQAAAEQMQPRSEPARGSGETVLLVEDELSVLKLSQNVLERLGYKVLPASTPVKAIQLAEEYAGKIDLLITDVVMPEINGRDLAERLLSTNPKLKQLFMSGYTGNVIAHHGLLDEGVHFIQKPFSIQNLAAKVREVLDQKST